In one Bordetella pertussis 18323 genomic region, the following are encoded:
- a CDS encoding maleate isomerase translates to MQKTYRIGQIVPSSNTTMETEIPAMLLARQQIRGERFTFHSSRMRMKKVVKEELAAMDAESDRCAVELSDARVDVLGYACLVAIMAMGRGYHRQSQARLTAHTAANGGEAPVITSAGALVDALKVMGARKIAVVAPYMKPLTELVVDYIGNEGYEVVDYRALEIADNLEVGRHDAGRLPEIVAGLDYREADVIVLSACVQMPSLGAIAKVEAQTGKPVVTAAVATTYAMLKALGLEAVVPGAGALLSGAY, encoded by the coding sequence ATGCAGAAGACCTACCGCATTGGCCAGATCGTGCCGAGTTCGAATACGACGATGGAGACGGAGATTCCGGCGATGTTGCTGGCGCGCCAGCAGATTCGGGGGGAGCGTTTCACCTTTCATTCGAGCCGGATGCGGATGAAGAAGGTGGTCAAGGAGGAGCTGGCGGCGATGGACGCGGAGTCGGATCGGTGCGCGGTGGAGCTGAGCGATGCGCGGGTGGACGTGCTGGGTTATGCGTGCCTGGTGGCGATCATGGCGATGGGCCGTGGGTATCACCGTCAGTCGCAGGCGCGGCTGACGGCGCACACGGCGGCCAACGGGGGCGAGGCGCCGGTGATCACCAGCGCGGGGGCGCTGGTCGATGCGTTGAAGGTGATGGGAGCGCGGAAGATCGCGGTGGTGGCGCCGTACATGAAGCCGCTGACCGAGCTGGTGGTGGACTACATCGGCAACGAGGGCTACGAGGTGGTGGATTACCGGGCGCTGGAGATTGCGGACAACCTGGAGGTGGGACGCCATGATGCGGGGCGGCTGCCGGAGATCGTGGCGGGGCTGGATTACCGCGAGGCGGACGTGATCGTGCTGTCGGCGTGCGTGCAGATGCCGTCGCTGGGGGCGATTGCGAAGGTGGAGGCGCAGACGGGCAAGCCGGTGGTGACGGCGGCGGTGGCCACGACGTACGCGATGCTGAAGGCGTTGGGGCTGGAGGCGGTGGTGCCCGGTGCGGGCGCGCTGCTGTCGGGTGCGTACTGA
- a CDS encoding amidohydrolase family protein produces the protein MTKVRKIAFEEHFTAVGFGDYSKAFVQHLDPGFAAELGARLTDFGAGRLAEMDAAGIDYAILSQTGPGVQGEPDAAVALRRARENNDFLAERIARHPDRFGGFATLPMHDPKTAAAELTRAVRELGFKGSLVNGHTNGVYYDDPAYDAFWEQMQELDVPLYLHPFDAYVLPHAYKGHPELAGATWGWGVETGTHALRLLFGGVFDRFPKLKIILGHMGEGLPFQRWRFDSRFAAYPYGVKLQRAPSEYIGSNILITTSGVCSHPTLVGAIAEMGAEAVMFSIDYPYESTALAVEFIESAPLDAATRDLVCYGNAARLFKL, from the coding sequence ATGACAAAAGTGCGCAAGATCGCCTTCGAGGAGCATTTCACGGCGGTCGGCTTTGGCGATTACTCCAAGGCATTCGTACAGCATCTCGATCCGGGCTTTGCCGCCGAACTGGGCGCGCGCCTGACCGACTTCGGCGCGGGGCGCCTGGCCGAAATGGACGCCGCCGGCATCGACTATGCGATCCTGTCGCAGACAGGCCCGGGCGTGCAGGGCGAGCCCGACGCCGCCGTGGCCTTGCGCCGCGCGCGCGAGAACAACGATTTCCTGGCCGAACGCATTGCCCGGCATCCGGACCGCTTCGGCGGATTCGCGACCCTGCCCATGCACGATCCCAAGACCGCCGCCGCCGAACTGACGCGCGCGGTGCGCGAACTGGGCTTCAAGGGCTCGCTGGTCAATGGCCACACCAACGGCGTGTATTACGACGACCCCGCCTACGATGCATTCTGGGAGCAGATGCAGGAGCTGGACGTGCCGCTGTACCTGCATCCGTTCGACGCCTACGTGCTGCCGCATGCCTACAAGGGCCACCCGGAACTGGCCGGCGCGACCTGGGGCTGGGGCGTGGAAACCGGCACGCATGCGCTGCGGCTGCTGTTCGGCGGCGTGTTCGACCGTTTCCCGAAGCTGAAGATCATCCTGGGACACATGGGCGAAGGCCTGCCGTTCCAGCGCTGGCGCTTCGACAGCCGTTTCGCCGCCTACCCGTACGGCGTCAAGCTGCAGCGCGCGCCGTCCGAGTACATCGGCTCCAATATCCTGATCACGACTTCGGGCGTCTGTTCCCACCCGACGCTGGTCGGCGCGATCGCCGAGATGGGCGCCGAGGCCGTGATGTTCTCGATCGATTATCCGTACGAGTCGACCGCGCTGGCGGTCGAGTTCATCGAATCCGCGCCGTTGGACGCGGCGACGCGCGACCTGGTCTGCTACGGCAACGCCGCGCGCCTGTTCAAACTGTGA